Below is a genomic region from Medicago truncatula cultivar Jemalong A17 chromosome 3, MtrunA17r5.0-ANR, whole genome shotgun sequence.
TTTTTTCACATCATCAAAACATGTTGAGTTAATTCAAGCTTGACATTTATAAGTTGGATCCAgtgttgtaaaaaaatataacataaaaatatataattttatatcatctTTCCTCTTGAGATCCTtacaaaaatggaaaaatataaaataaaaaattgacaaaaaattgATATGGATAACAAGAATCATGCTATTGTTGCTAAGGCaacaaaaaatctaaaaaatcaaattaatattcACTGATTTTCGAAATAATTCGTTTTTTCCTAGTTGTATTATAgatcaatattatatattttttaaattttaaatataatttatttataaagaatTTATCTGTGAGGAAGAAAAATGGATCAATATTTATATGGCTAATACGATATTGATCCAAACCTTTATCCatctaatatttataaaaaaaataattttatatcgtttttttctcttttgatccttcaaaaaatgggaagatataaaataaaaacacggAAAAAAATTTGACATGCCTAATAAGAATTACATTACGCCATTATTGCtaagacaacaaaaaaaatctaaaaatcaaatcaagatcCACTAATTTTCGAAACAATTAGTATTTTTCTGGTCATGCTTGCTATAGatcaatatcattttatttttattttaaatataatttattactAAACAATTGATTTGTGAGGCAGgaaaatctttcataaaaactacaaaatttattaaagaaaagagAATAATTTCAAGAAACAAATACAACATACAAACTTATATGAAAAACTGATgagatttgaaataaaattattagatTTGGTTacctctttatttattttcccaTGAGATTCTGAAGAAGGGATAGTTTGATCCTCTCCTTCAAGTGAGATCGAGAGGGTCGCATGTTCCTTCTCAACTTCTGGAACAATTGATGAgtgtgaatcttcattcttcatttccTGCGAGATTTGAGTGTATGAATTCAAATCCATAGTCTTTGTAATTATATCAACCgagtgtataaaaaaaaatgaaagttaaGTTTTCAGTTTTATCGTTTGTTACTTTTAGATAAACACAGAGACGCTCCAATTGTGGTGAAATAAGAAGAAACAAACGATAAACTTTATTGAAGAAATTGAggtcaaacaaatttatttaaaagtgtATTGGTCAatgtttgaaatttatttatcatttccaatatttgaaatatttaagAAGTGTATTGGTCAATGTActagtaaaatatgttttaatttctatactatatatataggTTGAGTACTTTAGgaattttctataattttttagaaaatatttaacaccaaaatattattttttatgaccatgatataaattattaacaaatccaaatatgaaaaaaaaatatttaatattaaatacaatacaatctcaaaaaaatattaaaaataatatttacaccCATTAgacaattttacaaaaaaattatcaaaaaattgcTAACATTTTAGCATAGTCTCTATGAAAcaacaatattattaaaatcattataataatttaatggTTAAATATACTTTTGGTCCTATAAGCATTcctactttttgttttagtcacCATAaaatttgttggaacaaaatttgttttatataattCCTCTAGAATTTTGACGATAACAAAGTATCGAAgaacaattggatatgctaatataaGTGTGCAtgaccataaaataaaatttaacaaggTATCAATATGTATAAGGGTATCAGAAGCTAAAAGAATATGATAGAAGATATGAAGAAAGGTTAATCTATTAATGGAACATGAATTTAACAAGAATCACACAAAACCACAAAACTCCAAATGAGAATATAACTTCCCCCTCACCTTTTATTCTTCAAAGCTAGCCTCCCTTTAAGCTTGGGTCACCTTCTCTTCTTTGATTCTTTAAGtttctcctcttcttcctctAGACCTCTTCTTCTCTCCTTTCTCTATCTTTTGCTTGTCTCTCCAAAATGTCACAAAgagttttaaccctaattcacAACACACTATAATCTATTTATATTCTTGGGCTTAGTTCTCACAACTCTTAATGGGCTCAGTCTCTACTCATTCCTTATAAAGAAAAACTCACAATTACTTCACTTAAACCTCTCATTTACTCATACGCCTTTATTCTCTGAATTTCTCAAAaactcttattttttaaaaacttggagAGTCCCACTTGAAACTTGAAGATTCTTTAGTTCACACTTCCCACGTCATCTGACTGGATTAATAAGCTGATGTGGCATGATGAcgtgttatttattttagttttttttttgtttctacctggatatatatcatttattcctattaaatttaaataaaaattcaaggaATAAATCTTCTTTTTCCTTCCCTCTTCTCCATCTCCATCGACTCATTCTCTTTCTCCTTCCCTCCATCaaaatttcttcttccttcttcatcctcttccCTTTATTCCTTTCTTTGACTCATCCTCTCATCTCCTcttaaatcaaacaaattagGGTTTGCAATGTGTGGAAGCAAAATCACATCAATTGGTAAATCAAGTGGAAGTAGACCACCAATTTGTAGTGTTAGAAGGTTATGAAGATGTGTATTTCAAACACAACTGAAAATCCGAAGAGAAAGTTTTAGAGATGTCGATTTTATGGAGTGTTAACTgaaattgttttgtttcaaatattcCTAACATTTGTTGTGTAAAAGTTGAATTCATTAACTGAAATTTATTACAGGTTGAGTATGGTTGTGATCTGTTCATTTGGGATGATGAactttatgaaattaaaaaaatatctgcAAAAAAGTATGATGCAGGTTGCTCCTCTGTATTGAAGTAAGATGTTGGTTGCAACAACTATGAAATGATAATGGAGTATTTGAGGGAATTTGGCAAAGACATCTAGAAGGAGGTTGGAAGAGAATTTGGGAAAGAGTTTGgaaaagaatttgaaaaagaGCATGGAAAAGAAATCAACTCAAAGAAGCATGAGAAAGTTAAAAATAAGCTTGAGAAAGTTAAAAAGAAGCTTGAAgataagaagatttttttttttttgaactcaTTGTTGCACTGATTGtgtcttgaattttttttctcaattgttTTCAAGTTATTGTCATTGTTTTCTAAGTCATTGTAATTATTTgattcttaagtaaaacttatGTTTTTGCCTAGTACCATAAGTTGAAAAAGAATTATGTTTGTGTCTAGTACCATAAGTTGAGAATTATGTTTgtgtctatggtggaccaacatTATAGATAgtccaccatagaccttattaatttatttaatttaaaccattcaattctttttaaaaagaGGACCGTTGGATCATGAAGGTTCATTGTATGAGTATACaattaacatttaattttttttttccattccttcatcttcttccctcgtcttattcatcatatacgaacaacaacaacaacaacaacaacacatgaCATCCAGATTTAGCAACTCAAATTCAACGTTCAATCTTCACCCCTCCTTCCCAAAACCAATAAACccccaaattaattaatttatcttacaaattcataaattcaacaactcaaAAACTACACATATTCTCACCATTCTCTCTCGTGTTAAAGGGAAGATGGAGAAAGAAGGTAGCATTGTTGTTGCAGAATATGAACTCAACGATTTCATCACCGTCACTTCACTATTTCACAGTTCTGGTTGATTGATTCTCAAATTGCATAAACACATGACATCCAGATttcacaacaacaactacacTTCCATCACCATGAAAAAGCTACTCCTTCATTGATTTTCCTACCTAGAAAAAATAATTCCTCCATCAATTCTCCAGAAAGAGCTACCCAGATCTAAAAGAATGTGAATTTGGCAGTCTCTGTCGCAGCTATCTTCAATTTCTCTCAATTATTGAGTTTTATGGATTCGAATTCGCATTCTGGGTTTGTTACAGGTTATgaaaaataagtgattattaataatttaactgttgaaataagtgattattctGTGAGTTTTATGCAACATATGGAGAATGGAGAACGAGAACCGTACAAGggaaaagagaaaagaatttgaaaaacCAAGGTGAATACTTTTACTGAGTTTTTGCAAAAGAGAAATGGGAAAACGAAGGGTGAGTTTTAATATGGTGAACGCTTTTGCTGAGTTGATTTGGTGAGAGCATAGAGAGATATATTCTCAaatgaatgaaagaaaatgaaggTTTGGAAAGCTTTTGAATGTTGattatttttcgattttttttttttttttttggttttttatgaagattgatgatgaagatggtaTGTTGATGAAGGAAGAAGGTGAAGAAATGGGGAAAATATTAGCTATTGATGGTATATTGTAATATACAATGGACCTTCGTGATCCAACggttctcttttaaaaaaataaattgaatggtttaaattaaataaattaataaggtctatggtggacTATCTATAATGTTGGTCCAACATAGACATTTGGAGTTAAACTTAACAGTCATGAATTTATTTGACTAACGGAGACAaacttgagggaccaaaatgaaaactgaaaattaattaggggaccaaatGACCTAGTAAGcctattaattttaatttttgaattacttatagggttaaatatgtttttagtccctacaaaatcaaGAGTTTTCAactttagtccttataaaattttaatggtaattttagtcCTCCATAATATTGAATTTTGTAATTATAGTCcctattttgaaaaaatttacaaaattttatacTTAGTAGTCCAAAATTgtccctataaaatataaataggaactaaaagtgaataaattttttataggggctaaacttaaaagtttgtaattttgtagggactaaaaacatatttaacccttactTATATAACATTTTCATTTCAAGCTTAAATTGTTTTAGTCTTAGAAAGTTGTTCCATAACATTTATAGTAGAGTGATAACTTACCCCCGAAGATTAAGAGCACGGTAACTATTGGGGTTTGATGCGAAAGATACTTATCACAATCACCATATCTTTTCTGTATAGCATAATTAGTGAGAATTTGAGTCAAATGTTTAATTCACTCTTCTACTATAATTCTTTCTATATTGAGTGTTCCATATGAATGTTTTTTTACTCGAATTTGTGGTCGCTCTTTATGGACTATCGATCATGTTATACTACACACgaggcaaaaaaaaatgttttggtaCTTTGAGCCTTTCAAGccactattattattattattattatcatcatcatcatcatcatcatcctttaTGAAACAACTTTGAGCCACGAGTCATGTCACAAGTTTTGAACTTTAATgtcatttatttgatttatcttAGAgttagataaaatatttttaataacttggTATGATTATTTGAAACTAAGTTTGATGTTTCTCTTTGGAATTAGCaacttatttatcaaaaatgaaaaaaaaatgtagaataaACCATGCAAAAGTATGAGTCTacacaaacaaaaatagaaaaaagaagaaaaaaaatcatgagcCAACAACATCTAAAATTTTTGTCTCTTCAATAAAATGTATATATCTTGAaagataaaaagataaaaaaatttacttagTACCCATCTTATTTTGGTTTAAGAAATGAATGTTGGTAATACTTCAATGTTTAGTAGAAACTGTAGGCTGAAAATCTAACTCCAAGTTGTTTTACCGGGCTACTTTGTCAAATATATCCCACCTTAACTTAAGTCATGTTATTACCCTAAAAGACCTCAAAGTGTAGTATGATCTTGAATGTatgtttaaaattatttcaCGAGAGTAGGCAAATGTCATGACCAGCCCGACTAGTTTTACGAGATACATATGTGTATCCTGAAAAATAGTGTGGCTTAGTGTATAAACTATATTCTATAAGCCTATCTCTCTTGGATGGAAGTGATAAGTTAGTCAATACTGTAAATGGGACGAGATGATGATCTGAGCAACCTCTTCAGAAATGTATATTTTTCCTGAAAAATATGCAAACCTTAAAATTTATTCTCTTTCGttacttgaggacaagcaatAGTTTACGTTTGCGTTGTGATAACATGTCATCATACGTTATTCTAAGCATATTTTTCATATGGTTTTTGAgacattttgtaatgttttcatttCGAATCATGTAGTTAAAGTTTTCCCGAAACCTAACAATTACAGggtgtttttgatgtaattaaaggcaaaatcatgcaaatcggcaaagcAAAGTCATCTAAGAAGATTTGAGAAGACagagaatgaagattcaagagacCTCTAAAGGTATTACAAGAAGGATAAATTTTGTTCCAAGTCCTCACACAAGTTATATGGAAAAAAAACACCTAAAAGACGAAAAACGAGCGATTACGCTCGATAAAATTCACTGATGTGCCCCCCTGGGTGTGAACCAGTGGCCTCGGGCACGTAGAATAACACTCATGCATCCATGGGAGTGTTTCATGAGCCTAAGtattcaaaacaaaatgcaCCTAGGCGCCTCCAGAGTGTAACATGTGCACCCCGTGCATGCTGAATTCGGGAAATAACTGCTTTTTGCTACTTTTGGGGTGGAAAAAGCTCAATTTTTAGGCTAAAACGCAAGTGAAAATCAAGCATGTAAATACAACCCCTCGCATTCATAATTTTTCACTGAGAACGGAGCAGTTCAGGAGGAAGACAAGCGCTATGAGCTTCAATGGAACAGTCTCTTTCCTCACTCTAAGTTTCTAtggtatgttttatttattttgtaatttgcCTTTGgttaccatgagtaactaaaccCTATTAGATTAGGGTTCTAACACGAacctctattttatttgttggatttatttattttaagtctttattcaattattttatgaatcctatttaattttattatacaaATTCTTAATTTCACCCGACACGAAACAACCCTGAGATAATGGTAACTAGGAAAGTGACATGTCTAATGTTTGGTGAAAACCTACTCAAATCAGGAAGTAACTAAGATAACAGTGTAAGCACCCGATTATGTAAAGAGTAGTAACAACGGTAAATGATCCAAGGAACTAGCATAATAATTTTACTCTTCTTACATTCTTGGTAAGGTAGACGATATATGGatgcccgtttgtagaactaggGGGAGTATGTTGATGAACTTCTACGATTCATAGACGACGGAACCTTTAGGACCATTGAGAATTTAGGAACTCTAATATTTAAGTTTATGCTTTAATTAACTCTGAGATAGTAAGAGCCTCACGTACATTTATGTGCGAAGGTGCATCTCCATATAGGATTGATGACCCTAAACATTGACTCGCGTAGAAACTCCGGTGTAAGTTTGCAACTGAACAGTTGGAGAGGAACAACACCCCGCGAACTCATACTTAAATAGAAGACATTTAACCAATACCAGAATAATGcttgattattatttaattccaacaaatgaataaaaaaaacaggttACTCCTAAACTCTAGCCCTGGGCAAACAGAACAAATTGCACAGACTCCCCgctttatctttatttatttgttttatgttcTTAAATAAGTAACATCAATTGCCTGGTTGAAACAACAACACATGTgaatacgatactctacttacattttattacttggtaaacgatttgaTATACTTCCCTAAATCCAATCATCAAAAGTGCAAGGGGACTATACTTACCTCGGATTGTGgggtgaaccaggataattTGCTCCCTCCCTGTGTTTTTGTTCAAACACTTAAATTGAACGACAATGTCCATTCTTTTTATGTTGAAGGAAATGAGTTGAGTTTTAGGGCGCAAATAGAGGAAAGAACAgattgaggaagaagaaggatagaacagagagaggaagaagaaggatagAACAGAGAGAGGAAGATGAAGGGAAGACtggtttttttaattcaaaacttgatgattactttttttttaatttagtccCTATGTAAAAAtgcgtttttggttttggtccctatacTAACACCAGTCATCAACTAATGACATATCACCAAGTGCCAGATAAGCCTCCGTTAGCCAACACTGCGTTTTTGTAACAGAAACGGATGGCAAGGACGATTTTCAAAACGTTAAGTAATTTCAAGGGacctttttcttatttaagcctaaaatattttatatacgTCCGTCAAAGGAACTAAGGGGGACTCTTAACAGCTTTTCATCAAGCTCCCACTACACATAAATTATTAATCAGGAAATTATAGGTAAGAAAAtctaataatattttcattatttatcaGCAAATAGTTAAACAGCCCTCATCATCATTCCAATGGACAGAGACATAAAAGGGAAAATGGTCCCTATCTCAGCATTCAGGTATAATTTCTATCTTTAATGTGTATATGTCCTAGGATAGAACCTGAAATCATCCTCTGATACATTCTAAGCCACATCTACACATgatacaaaaccaaattttggaaaagaaaatgctattatttatttatgaaccCCCATCATGTCTGAGCAGTTTTGTACTCCGAaaattcaaaccaaaacaaTGCATGTGTGTCATTCTTCAGTTATGAAAATGAGCAAATCTTTGGCTAAGTTCACATCTAAATCTTCTATTTCAGAACATGGCGCAGCTGAATTTTGTTGCTTTCTATCATAGCCTCCAGTGCGAGGAATACAAAAGATTGTACGAAAcataagagtttaaggataattaaggactaaactttAAAGGTCTCTATTTTATAAGGACCATAAACATTTTTAACACAGTAATGTTTGCGCACCGTATCTGTCATGGTTGATGGGCCATTTAACCAATCACACTTGATAAGCTGGAAAAGGAGATTTCAGATATCAAACGATTTCAAAATGGTCGGCACATGTATGATTTCGAGTAGTAATTTCAACTTtctctttaaaattatattacattGAAAAATTTACAATAAGATCTGATTTATAATACTAGATACAAAAGGCATCTCCTTTCAAACAAGTTTTTGAACATTGCTTTTTACTCAAGGAACTTATCTAGACTCATATataatctatctatctatctatctatctatctatgtTCATTCTTTGAGGGATCTATCTTCATATTCAAATATTAGTGCATTTTTAACAATATTTCATCCATTTAAGTGTCACAGTGGCATTCTATCGGGCCTCTAACAATGAGACTGAAGCTTCATTTATTGAACACACTTTTGAAGAAGATGCTGTTCTGATTGTATTGTTATCTCTTCCTGCATAGAACCCAGGTTCACTTGGTGTTGGGAGTAACTTCTCACCCTTTAACATAAAAACCACAGATGACATGTTAGGCCTATTTTCTGCTTTCTGTTGTACACACAATAAACCCACATGAATAAATCTTATTATATCTGAACATATGGCCTCATCATATGATATGTCAGCTATTAACTCCTTTGCCCTTTCTTCAATCCATAGTCTCCATGCCTAAAATGACATCAAGGTTACAAAAAGAGTAAGCTCAACATTTATGAAGTGGATTTTGATTGATTGGTTTATTTCTTGTGTATGTATTTGGAGTTTACTTTCAATTATTGTGTCATAAGATAGAACAAATACACTTCAAAACTTACATAACCAAGGAGGTTTAGATGATGTAGAGGGTCACAAAATCCGCGATTCTTCCTGCCGCTAATTATTTCAAGCACAACGActccaaaactaaaaacatcAGATTTTATTGAGAATGATCCATGCACAGCATATTCTGGAGGCATGTATCCACTGCAAGAAAAAACGGTGAACatttagggaaaaaaatatacattgaaaGGGGTTGTGAGATAGCAGAACTAAAGGTTAAAATAACTTTTGAGTTTATGTAACATACAATACTTGTAACATAACTTTCTAGTAGAATTAAGTCCCTAATAATACTCTTATTGGTATTAATGACTTAAACAGAAAACAATCCTTGCAGTTGTCCATATTGAAATATGAACAAATATTACCAAAGGCCAATATCAAAATAATGACAAAAATCAATCTTTCCTATATCTTAGGAATTCAGGCTGACAAATATGTTTCATAGAAACGAAAAACCGAAATCAATGTATAATAATACATAAACAAATGAGATATTTAAACCTTAAACTGAAGAAAAATAAGTCGAACTTACTAGGTTCCCATCACTCTATTTGTATTAGCCTCGGCTTGGTCTCCCATAAATGATCTGGCTAAACCAAAATCTGATATCTTTGGGATCATATCAATATCAAGAAGAATGTTGCTTGTCTTGAGATCTCTATGTATGATTCGTAGTGTAGAATCTTGATGGAGATACAGAAGCCCCCGAGCAATACCATTAATAATTTCCAAACGTTTAGTCCAATCAAGTAACTTGCTTCGCATAGCATCTAACAGATTTCACTTTCTTAAGTTAGCATGAGAACTACATTTTAAGCTTTTAGCAAGAGAAAAATTGAGATCAATAAATTGGGTTGGTGTgaaaattcaaaccaaaaataaagaaatccAAGCTTCTGTTGGGCATGAATTCATAGATCAACATCTTTTCATCTTGTTGAATAGAACAACCAAGAAGTTTTACAAGATTACGGTGTTGAAGTGTTGCCATCAACTTTACTTCATTTTTGAACTCCTCAATTCCTTGTCCCGATGTTTTAGAAAGCCTCTTAACGGCGATCTCTTGGCCATCTATCATTATGCCCTAGGAATATTTTAGGAGGAAATTATAGTACTTACTTATAGCACTTGGCAAAATAAGGGGATTAACTAACTTGTTAGCCAAGACTTTACCTTGTACACTGGTCCAAAACCACCTTCTCCCAATTTGTTTCTGATAGAGAAGTTATTTGTTGCATTAGTGatggttgaaaaatcaaatattgtgGCCAAGTCATCATCTTCATTCTCCTTCTTCTGCTTCCAgtgaaataacttttttatatgGCCTGAAGTAACAATTAAAgtaaatcataaataattaagaattaTTTATCATAACTTGTGCACTTGTCTTACCAAGCTTCTTTCTATATGCTGACGTGACCAATACGAGAACGGCTAGTCCTATAATAAATGCAATAACCCCGGCAAAAATCCCAGAAAGCTTCAAGTTCCTCTTATTCTTTTTATGATCTGAGGGTTGAAATAAATGTCAGTCAACAAGCAGGTATAGAAGCTTActcaaaataagaagaaattaatTCATGACCAACTGTTCTTAGAAATATTTCAGGTACATACTTTAAAGTGAAAAGAGAATTTATTAGTGTCACATGATTTCAACTATTCAACAGGACTTAATACTATCAAGATAAATGctgaaatatatgaaatttgtGCAATATATCTAACTGGAAAGGAAAAAGATGTAATAGGAAATGAAAATACCAAGTTCTGAAGATGCTAGCCGTATATAAATGTCTTGTCCTTGGTCTCGATGTTTTCTCATGTCCAAAATATTGTCAAACCAAAGTAAGCAACCACTCCCACCATCTCTGATATCTAAATTTGCATATGCAGTGCAATTACAATTTTTCAAACACGTCGTCTTACATTCCTGAAGGCTCAAGCTCTTGTCATACCATGATGCCGACGTGTCTGGCAACTTCATGTTTGTGTACTTCAAAAATCCATCTCCATTGAGacaattcaattttgttctCCTCAGACACCCGCCAGACCAATCCGATGACTTccattttgattgaaat
It encodes:
- the LOC11418536 gene encoding G-type lectin S-receptor-like serine/threonine-protein kinase At4g27290, which gives rise to MENHNKVLMLMVFTFFFCFMAMPTYSKHKTLTTIASNQFMQYSDTLVSGDGLFEAGFFNFRDPLRQYFGIWYKNISPRTIVWVANRNTPVQNSTAMLKLNGQGTLVIVDGSKGVIWSSNSSRIVGKSVLQLLDSGNLVVKDANSSSEDEEFLWESFDYPGDTLLAGMKLKSNLVTGPYRYLTSWRTSEDPAVGEFSYRIDTHGFPQQVIAKGTTIMYRGGSWNGYEFWQRINRVLNYSFVITDKEVTYQYQTWTNFIITRFVLDTYGTPQRFIWSDWTQNWEATATRPIDQCEEYACCGINSNCNINESPICECLEGFTPKFQSKWKSSDWSGGCLRRTKLNCLNGDGFLKYTNMKLPDTSASWYDKSLSLQECKTTCLKNCNCTAYANLDIRDGGSGCLLWFDNILDMRKHRDQGQDIYIRLASSELDHKKNKRNLKLSGIFAGVIAFIIGLAVLVLVTSAYRKKLGHIKKLFHWKQKKENEDDDLATIFDFSTITNATNNFSIRNKLGEGGFGPVYKGIMIDGQEIAVKRLSKTSGQGIEEFKNEVKLMATLQHRNLVKLLGCSIQQDEKMLIYEFMPNRSLDFFIFDAMRSKLLDWTKRLEIINGIARGLLYLHQDSTLRIIHRDLKTSNILLDIDMIPKISDFGLARSFMGDQAEANTNRVMGTYGYMPPEYAVHGSFSIKSDVFSFGVVVLEIISGRKNRGFCDPLHHLNLLGYAWRLWIEERAKELIADISYDEAICSDIIRFIHVGLLCVQQKAENRPNMSSVVFMLKGEKLLPTPSEPGFYAGRDNNTIRTASSSKVCSINEASVSLLEAR